One window of the Diospyros lotus cultivar Yz01 chromosome 12, ASM1463336v1, whole genome shotgun sequence genome contains the following:
- the LOC127787720 gene encoding cation/H(+) antiporter 18-like yields the protein MALNATIKCPPPMKVTSNGVFQGDNPLDYALPLAILQICLVVVLTRFLAFILRPLRQPRVIAEIVGGILLGPSALGRSQTYLHAVFPSKSYTVLDTLANLGLLFFLFLVGLELDPRSLRRTGKKALSIALAGISLPLVLGIGASFILRQTISKGVQGVPFLVFMGVALSITAFPVLARILAELKLLTADVGRIAMPAAAVNDVVAWILLALAIALSGDGHSPLISLWVLLCGCAFVICCIFILPPIFKWMAQRCAEGEPVDELYVCGTLAAVLAAGFVTDSIGIHALFGAFVIGVLVPKDGPFASALVEKVEDLVSGLFLPLYFVSTGLKTNIATIQGLQSWGLLVLVISTSCFGKIAGTVAVSIACRVPFQEALALGFLMNTKGLVELIVLNIGKDRGVLNDQTFAIMVLMALFTTFITTPAVIAVYKPAKRTGKAEYQHKTIQRKYPNTQLRILCCFHSSRNIPSLINLIEGSRGTEKKEGLRVYAMHLMELSERSSALLMVHKASRNGVPFWNKGQKSNSNQIVVAFEAFRHLSHVSIRPMTAISSMNTMHEDICGSAERRRAAIIILPFHKHQRLDGQLETARTDFRNVNRRVLEHAPCSVGILVDRGLGGTTHISASNVDSSIKVIFFGGADDREALAYGCRMAEHPGISLYVIRFMVDLNAVGEIVRLDMNGSSSNADTRSEDEEFLEKFKQEVSEDSSIKYEERTVINGAEIVEVIRENSRCNLLLVGRMPEGQLVASLTGNNSGCPELGPVGGLLASPEFSTTASVLVVQQYHSQLSPAALASLKGEEERSPESDSEVTD from the exons ATGGCCTTGAATGCTACTATAAAATGTCCACCACCCATGAAGGTCACGTCCAATGGAGTTTTCCAGGGTGACAACCCTCTTGACTATGCACTTCCTCTTGCCATTTTACAGATATGCCTAGTGGTTGTTCTCACCCGCTTTCTCGCTTTTATACTAAGGCCATTAAGGCAACCTCGTGTTATTGCGGAGATTGTC GGGGGAATTCTACTTGGTCCCTCAGCTCTTGGTCGCAGCCAAACTTATCTACATGCGGTTTTTCCATCAAAAAGCTATACAGTACTGGATACACTAGCCAATCTGGGTTTGCTCTTCTTTTTGTTCCTTGTAGGCCTCGAGTTAGACCCAAGATCCCTTCGTAGAACTGGAAAGAAAGCTTTGAGCATTGCCCTTGCTGGGATTAGCCTTCCCTTGGTACTAGGAATTGGTGCATCATTTATCCTCCGACAAACTATTTCCAAGGGTGTCCAAGGAGTCCCATTTCTTGTATTCATGGGGGTGGCCCTGTCAATCACTGCCTTCCCTGTCTTGGCCCGTATCCTGGCTGAACTCAAGCTTTTAACTGCTGATGTTGGCCGAATAGCCATGCCTGCAGCAGCAGTCAATGATGTTGTTGCTTGGATTCTACTTGCTCTTGCCATTGCCCTCTCTGGCGATGGTCATTCTCCCCTCATTTCATTGTGGGTCCTTTTGTGCGGCTGTGCATTTGTCATTTGTTGTATATTCATTCTCCCACCTATATTCAAATGGATGGCACAACGTTGTGCAGAGGGAGAACCAGTGGATGAATTGTATGTGTGTGGGACTCTAGCTGCTGTTCTGGCTGCAGGATTTGTCACAGATTCTATTGGAATTCATGCCCTATTTGGAGCTTTTGTGATTGGAGTTCTAGTCCCAAAGGATGGGCCATTCGCAAGTGCTCTTGTTGAAAAGGTTGAAGATCTTGTATCTGGTCTTTTCCTGCCTCTGTACTTTGTCTCAACTGGATTGAAGACCAATATAGCTACCATTCAAGGGCTTCAGTCGTGGGGTCTCCTTGTTTTGGTAATCAGCACATCTTGTTTTGGGAAAATTGCAGGAACTGTTGCAGTCTCGATTGCTTGCAGAGTGCCTTTTCAGGAGGCTCTAGCTCTTGGGTTCTTAATGAATACCAAAGGTTTAGTAGAGCTCATCGTCCTTAACATAGGGAAAGACAGAGGG GTATTGAATGATCAAACATTTGCCATTATGGTTCTGATGGCTCTTTTTACTACCTTCATCACTACACCTGCAGTTATTGCTGTCTACAAGCCAGCAAAAAGGACGGGAAAGGCTGAATACCAGCACAAAACAATTCAAAGGAAATACCCAAATACCCAACTTCGAATATTGTGCTGTTTCCACAGTTCAAGGAATATCCCCAGCTTGATTAATCTCATTGAGGGATCTCGTGGCACTGAGAAGAAGGAGGGACTTCGTGTATATGCAATGCACCTCATGGAGCTCTCTGAGAGGTCATCTGCACTTCTAATGGTCCACAAGGCAAGTAGGAACGGCGTACCATTTTGGAATAAAGGACAGAAGTCTAATAGtaaccaaattgttgttgctttTGAGGCTTTTCGACATCTGAGCCACGTGTCTATTCGACCGATGACAGCAATCTCATCAATGAATACCATGCACGAGGACATTTGTGGTAGTGCGGAAAGGAGAAGGGCTGCGATTATCATTCTCCCCTTCCACAAGCACCAGAGACTGGATGGGCAGCTGGAGACTGCTCGAACTGATTTTCGGAATGTCAATCGCCGGGTTCTTGAGCATGCACCTTGTTCAGTTGGCATCTTGGTAGATCGTGGACTTGGTGGTACAACTCACATATCTGCAAGTAATGTTGATTCTAGCATTAAAGTCATATTCTTCGGGGGCGCTGATGATCGTGAAGCTCTTGCTTATGGTTGTCGCATGGCTGAGCACCCTGGCATCAGCCTATATGTTATTCGCTTCATGGTAGACCTCAATGCCGTGGGGGAGATTGTCAGGCTTGACATGAATGGCAGCAGCTCAAATGCTGATACAAGGTCAGAAGACGAAGAATTCCTTGAGAAATTTAAGCAGGAAGTTTCTGAGGACAGCTCCATCAAGTATGAAGAAAGAACAGTGATTAATGGCGCAGAAATAGTTGAAGTTATCCGGGAGAACAGTCGTTGCAATCTGTTGCTGGTCGGACGAATGCCCGAGGGCCAGTTAGTTGCATCTTTGACTGGAAACAACAGTGGGTGTCCTGAGTTGGGCCCGGTCGGCGGCTTATTGGCTTCACCGGAATTCTCAACGACGGCATCTGTCTTGGTGGTGCAACAATACCATAGCCAGTTGTCTCCGGCGGCATTGGCTTCGCTGAAGGGAGAAGAGGAGCGGTCACCTGAGTCAGATTCTGAAGTAACTGACTaa